GCATTACGGTCACGCCCGAAGACCTGGCGAAGCACGGCATTGTGGCCGCGGCCCAGTTGCTGGACGTAGCGCAGCGCAAAGATGGCGTTCCCGACGTCGCCGACGCCGTGGCCAATGCAGCCAAATACCTTGCGTGGGCTACCAGCCAAGTGCTTGAGGGAGCCTGATTACTGCCGGTAGCCCTCGACTTCGCTGACGGGCCGCGGCTCGGCGTCGTCGGGGTTCGCGCCTGCGTCCTTCTTGGCGCGGCGTTGGCGCAGCAAGTCCCAGCATTGGTCCAGTTGGGCCTCCAGTTGGGCCAGGCGGGCGGTGTCGTTTACCGACCCTTCGGAGTCACGCAAGCGGTGCTCCTCTTCGACCAGCGACTGGATGCGTTCCAGCAGGTCCTGGTTGTCCATTTCTAAGACTCCTCGATGTGGGTTGCGCGGTTATCTCGAAAGTAGTCCTGTTGGTGCAGTGCGTCTACCAATGGCCAACGGCATACTTGGGACATGAAATTCACAACCACCATCGTTGGCGATGGCAACAAGGCCGGCATCGAAGTTCCCGACGAGATCGTTGACGGGCTTGGAGCCGGCAAACGACCCCCGGTGGTGGTGACCATCAACGGGCAGAGCTACCGCAGCAGCATCGCGGTGATGGGCGGGAAGTACATGGTGGGGGTCAGCTCGGCGAACCGTGAGCTCACGGGTGCCGCTGCGGGCGACACTGTTGAGGTTGGCCTGGAAGTGGACACCCAGCCACGCGTGGTCGAGGTGCCCGAGGACTTGGCCGCCGCGCTGGACGCCGAACCGGAGGCCAAAGCGTTCTACGGGACCCTGAATTACAGCAGCCAGCGGAGATATGTTGAGCCGATCAGTGATGCCAAGACCGAGGAAACCCGTGCGCGGCGGATCGCGAAAGTGGTCGCGGATTTGAAGGCGGGGAAGAAGTAGGTCGGTTGACCGTAGGCTGGTTTTTTCGACCCTGGAGGGGGACTGCCCGTGGTCTACGACCGCGAACGTGAGCGGCGCGACGACGCTGCATATGCGGAACATAAGGAAGCTATCGCACGGGACGAGAAGCGTGTCCTTCGACGGACCAGCACCGGTGAGTTGCACAGCTATCCCAAAGAGGAGATCGGGTTTACGCCGGGGCGGGGGCAGGCGCAGGTCAGTTCGTGGTGGGGCATGGCAATATTGGCTGCTTTTGGGGCGGTGGGATTCGTTGCCACGGTGGCGCTGTTCCTCATGCCTGCGTTCCAAGGAGGTGGGCCCTCATGGGGTGCCCTGTGGCCCATGGGCATTGCGGGCTTCCTGGCTTGGTACGGGTTCAGCTTGTCCAAGGACGAGTATCGGGCAACACAATTACGCAAGAAACGGGGATCCCCCGAGCCTGGCACGGGAAACGTGGACGTGAATCTGCTGGAGCTGGGTAGCCGTCAGTAGCTCGATTCGAGGACACCACCCAGGAGTCGTCCGGGGTGCAGTCAGGTGGCTGCCCCCTCAGGTGAGCGCCGCCGTCGTCGACGCCTTCCGCGCTATCAGCGCGATTCCCGCCGCCGATGCAAGGAAGACGGCACCCAGGATGGCCCAACCCAGCGTGCCATGTTCGACGACGGTGGCGGTCACCACCAGCGGTGCGAGCATGGCCCCCAGGGCAGATCCCATACCGAACATCCCTTGATAAGCACCTGCTTGGACGGGGTTGGCGAGTTCGAAGCTGAGTCCCCAGGCTCCCGCTTGCGAGAGGATTTCCGCGAACGAGTGAAGAAGTGCTGCGCCGCAGAGGAGCGTGATTGCGGCGATGACCGGCACCCCGCCCGCCGCAGCATAGAGCGCGCAAGCCATAGCCATGAGCACGCCGCCAATCAGCACGATTTTTCCTGCGCGCCGGGGGTTTTCAGTGCCGCGGGAGAGCGGCACTTGCAGCAGAACGACACACAGGGTGTTGATGACAAGGATTGCCGATATCAGGACGTCCGGGGCACTGGTGTCCTGCGAAATCCACAGCGGTACGCCCATCTCGGCGAGCCCAAACTGCATGCCGAAGATACCGGACAGCACGGTCAGCAGTACGTAGCGGCGGTCCTTGAAGGGGGAGATGCCCCGCGTTGGGGCAGGTTTGGCGGGATCGTGGCGGGGTGCGTCCACCCTGGCGGGGAGGCGGCGGAGGGCCATCGCGCTCAGGATGTAGGCCACTCCGGCGCCGATCATCATTCCCCGGAACGCGCCCGCGGTCCCGGCCAACAACGCGAGACCCGCGATCATGCCTCCCACGGCGATGCCCAGGTTGGTGATGGTGCGGAGGACTGCGCGCGCATTCACGCGGT
Above is a genomic segment from Arthrobacter sp. YN containing:
- a CDS encoding DUF2630 family protein is translated as MDNQDLLERIQSLVEEEHRLRDSEGSVNDTARLAQLEAQLDQCWDLLRQRRAKKDAGANPDDAEPRPVSEVEGYRQ
- a CDS encoding MFS transporter; this translates as MTKSPANTAPAPQHNLRVALSDPALKILASSILVSTVGRGIFLTLTVLYFSRFVGLSALEIAVILSASSGVGVATSYIGGRLADRFSARRLLVGMVAVQGLAIASYTFAGNFSTAVVIACIAVGVDRGANATRSAIIARAFDGPNRVNARAVLRTITNLGIAVGGMIAGLALLAGTAGAFRGMMIGAGVAYILSAMALRRLPARVDAPRHDPAKPAPTRGISPFKDRRYVLLTVLSGIFGMQFGLAEMGVPLWISQDTSAPDVLISAILVINTLCVVLLQVPLSRGTENPRRAGKIVLIGGVLMAMACALYAAAGGVPVIAAITLLCGAALLHSFAEILSQAGAWGLSFELANPVQAGAYQGMFGMGSALGAMLAPLVVTATVVEHGTLGWAILGAVFLASAAGIALIARKASTTAALT
- a CDS encoding YdeI/OmpD-associated family protein yields the protein MKFTTTIVGDGNKAGIEVPDEIVDGLGAGKRPPVVVTINGQSYRSSIAVMGGKYMVGVSSANRELTGAAAGDTVEVGLEVDTQPRVVEVPEDLAAALDAEPEAKAFYGTLNYSSQRRYVEPISDAKTEETRARRIAKVVADLKAGKK